A region of Deltaproteobacteria bacterium DNA encodes the following proteins:
- a CDS encoding HipA domain-containing protein, translating into KNYSFLYSGGERRLSPYYDLVSTLAWPDLSKNLAMKIGGCESVNAFTIGDWKKMAKKAGLGWPMIRERMSESCHSVLNKLDEVQTQTREYSDSMVTQLHQTIEGRAVRMLEALSRQDH; encoded by the coding sequence CAAGAACTACTCATTTTTATATTCTGGTGGCGAACGACGGCTATCTCCCTATTATGATCTTGTCTCCACTCTTGCTTGGCCTGACCTCTCCAAGAATCTCGCGATGAAAATTGGTGGCTGCGAATCAGTCAACGCATTCACGATTGGAGACTGGAAGAAGATGGCAAAAAAGGCTGGTCTTGGTTGGCCGATGATACGAGAACGAATGTCAGAGAGCTGCCATAGTGTTTTGAACAAGCTTGATGAGGTCCAGACACAGACCAGAGAATACAGCGATTCCATGGTCACACAACTTCATCAAACCATAGAAGGTCGCGCGGTCAGAATGCTTGAAGCGCTTTCCAGGCAAGATCACTAG
- a CDS encoding class I SAM-dependent methyltransferase, which produces MDEFQLLIDLHKSASRQGPGGDEETKRAIDLACIDRNAPLKIADIGCGTGASTLILARLLNARITSVDFLQDFLDVLETRARSEGIAEKITPLCASMDKLPFEEGEFDVIWSEGAIYNIGFKKGVTDWRRYLKVGGLLVVSEITWITSSRPSELQEYWDGEYPEIDVASSKMGVLEKNGYSPIGYFVLPEHCWLDNYYRPMQDSFKDFLSRNGNSEEARAIVEVENREIELYEKYKAHYSYGVYIARK; this is translated from the coding sequence GTGGATGAATTCCAATTACTTATAGACCTCCATAAAAGTGCAAGTCGTCAGGGCCCGGGAGGCGATGAAGAAACAAAGAGAGCAATTGATCTTGCTTGTATAGACAGAAATGCGCCATTGAAAATTGCCGACATAGGCTGTGGCACAGGCGCTTCGACGTTGATTTTAGCGCGTTTGCTCAATGCCAGAATTACATCTGTAGACTTCCTTCAAGACTTTCTGGATGTCCTGGAAACTAGAGCCAGGAGTGAGGGTATTGCAGAAAAGATCACTCCTCTTTGTGCTTCAATGGACAAACTACCGTTTGAGGAAGGGGAGTTTGATGTTATCTGGTCTGAGGGTGCGATTTACAATATCGGCTTTAAAAAAGGCGTAACAGACTGGAGGCGCTATCTGAAAGTTGGCGGTCTACTGGTGGTTTCGGAGATTACCTGGATAACAAGCTCCCGTCCGTCTGAACTTCAAGAATATTGGGATGGCGAATACCCCGAAATTGATGTGGCCTCTTCAAAGATGGGCGTACTGGAGAAGAACGGTTATTCTCCGATCGGCTATTTTGTTTTACCGGAGCATTGTTGGCTGGATAATTATTATCGGCCTATGCAGGATAGCTTTAAGGATTTCCTCAGCCGGAACGGCAACAGTGAAGAAGCACGAGCAATAGTTGAAGTGGAAAATCGAGAAATTGAACTGTATGAGAAATATAAAGCTCATTACAGTTACGGTGTATATATCGCAAGAAAGTAG
- a CDS encoding 4Fe-4S binding protein → MVKTFQDIPGVEWVEGTGNFITIDEEKCTGCGNCLKVCLAGCYEIVNKKARIRSTEKCMECGACWYVCEDGAIDFSWPAGGTGFRTNWG, encoded by the coding sequence ATGGTCAAGACGTTTCAGGACATTCCCGGTGTTGAATGGGTGGAGGGTACCGGTAATTTCATCACGATCGATGAAGAGAAGTGCACCGGTTGCGGAAACTGTCTCAAGGTCTGTCTCGCGGGATGCTATGAGATAGTGAATAAAAAGGCCCGGATCAGGAGTACAGAAAAATGCATGGAATGTGGAGCCTGCTGGTATGTTTGTGAGGACGGGGCGATCGATTTTTCATGGCCTGCGGGCGGCACAGGTTTCAGAACGAACTGGGGGTGA